CTGGATTGCCGGGAATGACGGGACGATTCTGGCCACTTCTGATGGTGGACAAACCTGGTCTCCCCAGGACTCGGGTGTCAAGTTTGATCTTTACACCATCACGTTCCTGAATTCCCGGGAAGGATGGGCAGGAGGGTTTGCCGGTACGCTTCTCCATACGACAGATGGCGGGGCAACCTGGAACAAGGTCTCGACGGAAACGGCCCAGTGGATCATGAACATTTACTTCCTCAAGTCGAATCCGCAGAACGGCTGGGCTGTCGGTCAGGATGGACTCGTTCTTGTGACGAGGGACGGGGGAGCCACCTGGACGAAGAAGAACAATTCCATTGCCAAGGATCTGTATGGCGTCTACTTCCGCGATGCGAATAACGGTTGGGCGGTCGGAACCCACGGGGTGATCCAGTTTACCGCCAACGGGGGTGACACCTGGACAATCCAGAACGGTCTCGGCCGCGGTCCTCTAGGGCGGGGCGTCGAGGGACGGGAACGGGAGCTCAATGACCTGCATGCCATTTCCTTTATTGATGACAAAACAGGGTATGCTGTCGGAGTCCTGGGTCTGGTCATGAAAACCGTCGATGGCGGCAATCACTGGACGATCGTTCCTTGCGGGACAGGTCTGGACCTCTATAATATCGCCTTTCCGACCTCGTCGGACGGCTGGATCGTGGGTGTCGGCGGCATGATCCTTCACAAGGGAAGCTGATCAGGGCAGTTTGAGAGGCCGAAGGCGGCCGGCTTCCCGATGGAGGGAGCCGGCCTTTTTTGTCCCGACGGGGACTAAAAACCCGAAACGGGACTGTGATAGGATGTTCGCATGATCAATTTCATTCCGTTGACCTTTTTTGGTCTGATTGCCCTCGTGGGTGGAGCCTTTTTTGTTCACGGCTTCTTGAACCGGCAGAAGATCTTTCAATCCTTCCGCTCGTTTTCGGAAAGCCTTCAGGGAGCGGCGGGGCGCGATCATGTTGCCGCTTATCCCTGGATGCGCGGAAAATGGAAAGACAGGGATCTGAAGATCTTTTTTCACACGTCCGAAAACCATACCGTCAGCGTGTTGAATCTGGTCATCGATCTGGAGACACGGACTCCCCGGAAGTTTGTTCTTCTTCAGAAAGAGGGATTCCGCAAGCCCAAGCCGGATCAGCTCCAGAAACTGGAAGAAGAAGTCGGTCCGCTGCTCGGAGATGCGGGTGTGCCGTTTGACGTGCGATCTCCCGAAGGCGAAGCGACGAGAGAAATCCTCTCCCATCCGGAGATCCGGAAGACCCTGTCTGAATTGACCGGTTACAACCAGATTCTGGTCTGGGACGGCAGACTGATGGCGTCCCGTCAGTTTGACGGCGTGGATGAAGTCACGCCTGAACGGCTGGAACAGGCCGTGTCTTTGCTTGAACGTCTCTCGATTCCGATGGAGATGGAGGAGAAGGTTGCCGTCTCCTGAAAAACATGTGGGCATTCTGTTGCTGAAAAGTCCGGAATGGTCCATTTTTCAGTCGGTCGTTCGTTTGTCTGTTGCGCTCCTCGATGAAAAGGCCCGTCTGACGCTCTTCCTCATGGACGATGCTGTTTTGGGCCTCTATCCCCGCCAACCCGGTAAACCGCTGACGTACCCTCTTTACCCGATCATCGAAAAAGGCGGGACAGTTCTGGTTTGCCAGTCGACGGCTGAACCGAGAGGACTTACGGCCGACAGGCTTCCGTCGGGGGTCCGGTTTGAAACCCAGGTCCGTCTCGGACGACTTGCGGACGAAGTGGATCTCTTTCTCCCGTTTGTCTAGGATTTTCGGAGAGGCTTTGACTGCTTCCGAATGTCCGTCTATGGAGTTTCCCCCATGTCAGGAAAAAAACGGGTGCTGTTTCTGTTTGAAGATTCCCCGGCTTCACATCTCCGCTTCTTTGAAGGGATGCGGATGGCTCTCGGATTCTCGGTCACCCATCCCCAAATGGAACTTCTTCTTCTGGGCAGTGCTGTTCAGGCTATCCGTCATTTTCGTCCGGAAGAGATTGGCTTGCCCCGGGAAATGCTCGAATTCTTCCCCCTGTTCGTCGATCTGGGAGTCCGCATGTTTGCGGATGCCCGTCGTCTGGAGGAAGAAGGACTGGAAAAGAGGATTCCGTCGTTTCTGATTCCTCTTGATGCGTCGGATATCCGGAAAAAGATTCGGGAGGCGGATCTCGTCATTCCATTTTCGCGTCCGGCGGGAGAACGATGATGGAGAAAATGCTTTTTCTTGTCGGATGCTGTCCCCCCCCGGAGTGGTTCATCGCGATGCTCGAAGACTGTCAGAAAAACCCTTCGGAAAAGGATGTTACTGTTCTTCTGTGGGGGGAGGGAGTCTACAACTCCCGGGACCGTTTCCCCGGGGCACTGGTGATGCGTCAGGACTCGGAAGGCAGAGGCCTTGATCCCGGAGACAGGGCTCTCACGGATGGGGAGGCGGCCCGGATGATTCTGGAGGCCTCTCGCGTGGTGACCTGCTCCTGATGAGGAGCCTGGTGAACCGGTTCTCTCTTCCCGCTCCGGATCGCCGGCCGGGACTTCAACAGATACTCGGCGTAACCGGTGTCCTTTTTTTCTCCTGTCTCGTCGCTCTCTCCCTTCTTCCAGCTTCCTGGACAGGTCTTGACCCCGTCGAACAGAACACCCGTTTCGTGCTCGCGCCTCCGGGGACGTCCGGTCATCTCCTGGGCTGCGATTTCCTCGGAAGAGATAATCTGTCCAGGCTGGTGTCGGGATCGACGGTCTCTCTTTTTATCGGGGTCTCTGTCGGTTTTTTGTCCACGTTGATCGGAACCTTCTGGGGACTTCTGTCCGGCTATCGCGGGGGGGTATTCGATACGGTCCTGATGCGTCTATTGGAGGTCTGGTATGCCCTTCCGGAGCTTCTGATCGCCACGATTCTGATGCTGGCGCTCGGCCATGGAGTTTTCGCTGTCGTTGTGTCCCTCAGTATCGGTGGATGGATGGGAGTTGCGCGGGTCGTTCGCGGAGAAACATTAAAGATCCGGGAGCAGGCCTACCTCGAAGCGGCCCGATCGATCGGCGCTTCTCCTGTCCGTCTGGTCTTTCGTCATTTTTTGCCGAATCTGCTCCCTGTTCTTTTCGTTCTGCTCCTCTTCCGGATCCCGGGAGGGATTCTGGGAGAGTCCACGTTGAGTTTTCTGGGGCTCGGCCTGTCTCCCCCCGCATCGAGCTGGGGAACTCTGGTGAACGAGGGGTGGAAAGCCCTGCCGCTGACCCCCTGGATTTTGGCGTTTCCGGCCATTCTGATCGTTCTGGCACTCCTGGCGTTCCAGTGGTTCGGGGAGTCTCTCGGGAAGAGGTGGCTGAAATGAATCGGTTCGTCCGTCGGTTCCTGGCGTCGATCTTATTGGTGTGGGCGGTTTTCACGCTGACTTTTTTCCTGTCTCGCTGGGCGCCGGGCAGCCCTTTCCAGGGAGAGAGAAAGCTTCCCCCCGAGATCATGCGGTCCATCCTGGCGTATTATCATCTCGATCGCCCTCTGTCGGTCCAGTACTGGGAAGCTCTCAAAAAGACGGCCATGGGGGATTGGGGAAGTTCCTTCAAGAACCCGGGGATCCGGGTTTCCGAGATTATCGGGCAGGCTCTTCCGGTTTCTCTGACGCTGGGCGGCGTGGCTCTCCTGGAAGCCCTGTGTTTGTCCCTCGTTCTGGGGACCTGGATGGCGCTGTCAAAAGGTCGCGTCAAAGGGGTCCTCCGGTCCCTGACGTCTTTTGAGGTCGCTCTCCCTTCTTTTTTATTGGCCGCCCTTCTGATCGACCTGTTTTCGGTTCGCCTGGGACTTTTCCCTCCGGCGCTCTGGAGTGGCTGGAAGTCCGTCCTTCTTCCGTCCCTGGCGATGGCGATCGCTCCCTCCGGTTATCTTGCCCGGTTGTTCGCCACGAGTCTCGAAGAGACGATCCAGAGCCCCCATTACCAGGCGGCACGCGGGCGGGGCATCCGGCCGTTCAGGTTGATGGTTTCTCATGGCTGGCTCCTGTCCCTGAACGCGGTTGTCTCAATTCTGGGCCCGGTTTCGGCGTCGTTCCTGACGGGGTCGTTTGTTGTCGAATCGTTGTTCGCCATCCCGGGGATCGGCCGGGTTTTTGTCCTGTCCGTCACGAACAGGGACTATCCCCTCATCATGGGAACGACGCTGGTCTATACGATGTTTCTGGTGGGAATGACTCTGCTGGGGGACCTGATCGGGGAATGGATCGATCCCCGGGTCCGGGCCCTCTGACCCGACCCGGGAGATCTGGAGCAATTATTCCCGGAGCTCCTCCTGAAACGGCAGCCAGTCGGAAGGTCTGGTTTCGGAAAGAAGAGAGGTCAGCTCGGGGGGAAATTCCCTTGCGGGGAGTTTCCCCAGATAAGAACGGAAGGCTTTTTCCGAAGTGTCCGGATGAAGGGAGAGATGTTCCTGGATGCGCCGCGTGCTTCTGAACAGGGCGATAGCCAGGGGGGAGCCCCACCGGGATTTGGAAGTCCGTCCGGAAGAGGATGTCCCGAGACCGAACAGTTCGAGTCCACGGAGGAAGAGAAGCTTTTTTTTCCGGTTGGAATGTTCGGCGATCTCCGGCAGGGGTGAATGGGGTTCCGCTTTGGCAATATCCACGAGGTCGAGGGCATAGATCCAGAATGCCAGGGCATCCCTGTCGTCCAGATCGAGCTTGAGACGGTCGGACAAGGCCTCCACCTGGGAGGCGATCTTTTGCATGAAGCCAAAGGGTTCTTTCCGGAGACGCTCGAACACGCGGGACAGAACGAGCACTTCCGTTTCCGAGAGCGTGCTGTAGAGCCCGACCCACTCGAGGAGAGAAAAACGTCCTCCCACGAGCTGGTTCAATGTGACAACCGGCGAGGAAAACAGGCGTGCGGCCCGGGCCGCGATTTCGGAGGTGGCGATCAGATCCAGTTCCGTGTGTCCACCCATCCCCACCGCGCTGACACCGGCGTGAATCTGGACGACAGCGGTGCCCGGAAGGGAATCCCCGGAGGGGGGCAGAGGGGCCTTCTCGAAAGTCTCCACCAGACGGCTTCCCAGGACCAGCCCTCCCTTCTCCGGCGTTTCGGGAAGGAGAAGAAAAAGATGGTCGGACGAGGAGCTGAAATGAAAATCCGTATTCCGGAGATGGGGTTCGAAAAAGCGGGAAAGAGAATCCGCTCCCTTGTAGGCAAGTCGTTCCCCCATCCCTTTGGGGCGGGTGACTTCGATCATGAGCAGGGTCAGGTCCCGGCCATACCGGAATGCCCGGAGAATCTCGCGGGCGACATCCTGGGGAAAATTCCGGTGGGTCCGGTGTCCGGCGTTTGACGGATAGGGGGATCGGGAGGCACTGGCTTTCTTTTTGTGTCTGGGCATGGATTCTCCTTGGGAGCGGGCGACTTTCGTCCGGTCGGCACGGTGAGGAACGTTTTCCATTATGAAACGTTGCTGTCTGTTTGCAAAGACTTATTTTCGATAAAACAAGGAAATAGATAGGGAAAGGACGGTGCCGTGAACGAAACGAAGAAGAACACTCCTGATCGGGAACCGGGCAGTCCCGTCACCCGGGCGATTCATGGCATTCCTCACCCGGATCCCTTTCGGGCCCTGAATCCTCCTCTCTACCAGACGTCGACCTATACGTTTCCGGATATGGAGACGGTGGATCGCGTCCTGTCGGGTGAGGCGGAAGGGTATGTCTATTCCCGTGGAGGGAATCCCACCGTTTCCCGCTTCGAGGAGGTCGTCACCCTTCTCGAAAAGGGAGAGGCCTCCCGGGCTTTTGCTTCCGGCATGGGGGCGATTTCCGCGACGATTCTCCATCTGTCCCGGGGCAACAGAACGGTCCATCTGCCTGTCACCCTCTACAGCGGAACCCGCGCGTTCGCCCGGAAGTTTCTGGAATCCTGGGGAGTGCCTGTTCGCTGGTTCGACCCACGTCCGGAAGGCTGGCTGGAAAAGCTGGAGGGAACGCTTGAAAAAGGGGACGGGTGCGTGTTTCTCGAATCCCCGACCAATCCCACGATGGATATCCTCGACCTTCGGAGTCTTTCGGCTCTCTGCCGGTCCAAAAACGTTCCTGTCGTGGTCGACAACACGTTCGCGACCCCCGTTCTGCAAAATCCTCTTTTGCTGGGGTGCGACCTGGTCGTCCACAGCGCCACCAAGTATCTGGGGGGGCACGGAGATCTTCTGGGAGGGGTCGTCACCGGAGCGTCCGGGACGATCGATGCCCTTCGGGGGGCGGAAGGGAGTTTCCTGGGGGCGACCCTGTCCCCGTTCAACGCCTGGCTTCTTCTTCGAGGGATCAAGACGCTCTCTCTCCGCATGGAAAAACACACGGCGAACGCCCGGGCGATCGCCAGTTTCCTTGCGGGGCATCCGAAAGTCCGGAAGGTTTTCTATCCCGGGATTCCGTCCCATCCCGGATACACCATTGCCCGGCGGCAGATGTCCTCGCCGGGCGGAATGCTCTCGTTCGAGCTTTCCGATGCCCGGGCGGCCCGGAATTTCTGTGACCGGTTGTCCCTTGTGGGGATCGGCGTGAGCCTGGGGGATCCGGAAAGTCTGATCGAACACCCCTGGTCGATGAGCCATCGCTGGATCGGGGAAGAGGAACGGCGTGCAGCCGGTGTGAGCCCCGGATTCCTCCGCATGTCGGTCGGTCTCGAAGACTGGGAGGATCTCGTCCGCGATCTCGACCGGGCGTTGGGGTAGTGCACAGACAAATTACCGCCCGGTGGCTCCCCATCCGAACACGAGCCATTCCCCGGTCGCTCCAAGCGCGAGGTAAAGAAAAAGGAGCGCAAGGTTCAGGCGAGTGAGAAAAGCGCTTCGGGCCTTTTCCGGAAACCCGAAAAAGCGCCAGGATAACCCTCCCACCGCGAGAAGTCCCAGACATTCGTGAAGGGCCCCGGGCCAGAAGAAGGTGCCCGGAAAGGTTCGGGGCCGATCCCAGGCCAGAGCCACCCAACCCGTTCCGATCGCGACAACGCCGAAGAAAAAAATGACCTCCCGGATTCCTCCCTCCACCCCCGGACGGCTGTCCGTGCCAACCGGGTCGTTCTCCGGGATGACCCCCTGCATCAGCCCCCGCACGAGCCAGAGAAGGGCGAACCCCAGGGCGAGATGCACGACGATCGGATGCAGGTGGGCGGGGGTCACGAAGCCGGGCCTGTCCGAAAGGTAAAACAATTTTGTCTTGTTATTGACAAATAAAGAGACATTTTTGTCACCTGTTGATCCTCACTGACGTCCTTGTACAGATCTATTCTGTTCGGAAATAGCGTACCGTCTGGATTTTCCCCTCTGGCACCAAACTTGATTACCCATTGCGACCCCGCGGCAAACCGTCCGGTCCCGCAGGGTTTTTCAGGCTTCCCCCCGGAACAGTGCCGTTCCGAATCTCTCACCGTCCGAGAAAGCTCAAATCATCATTCAATGTGTTCCCGCGTTTGGCAAGGGCCCCGGTTCGTCCCGGGGAAGCGTCGTCTTTTGTGCGAAGGCTTCCCGCCGGTGGCTCTGCCCGGCCCCTCCGGGCCGGGCCTGACAACAAGTGTTGCACTGGCACCCTTTTACCCAAGGAGAAGAGATGAGATCAAAACGGGGATCTTCCCGCACAACCCTAAAACCCTGGCTGGGCGTTTCGCTGGCTCTGGTCCTGTCCTCCGGGCTGTCGCTCGGTTCGATGACCCCGTCGGCCTGGGCCGATTCCCCGGCTCTCGAGGCGTCCCCCGTGGCCACGTCGCCCGCCGCATCCGGAACGTCTTCCGGATCCTCGTCCTCGACCGGACAATCTTCCTCCTCCGCTCCCGTGGTGGCGGATTCAAGTACCCCGGCGCCGGCAACCCCTCCGGCTCCCGCGGCCACGCCCGCTCCTCAAGCGACCGCTGCCCCGGCCACACCGACGCCTCTTCCGGACATGCTGATTCCGGCGGCGAATATCCACTTCAAAGGCTTTATCGATACCTATGCCCAATACAACCCCACCGACGCGAGCTACACGAACTTCCGTGCCTACGACTTCGGCGCAAATTCCTTCAATGTCAACATGGCGCAGCTGAAGTTCTGGCGTCCGGACGACGATGGCGTCGGATTTGTGCTTCGCACCGACTTCGGTCCAGGGGCCATGGCCAGCGGACAGAATTTCTATCCCGGGTTTTTTGGTACTCATGGAACGTCAACAGGGACTTCCTTGGGAATGCCCTGGTCGATGTTCTGGCTGGAAGAAGCCTATGTCAACCTCTGGATCCCGGACACCAACAAAGAACTCGAAATGGATGCCGGGCAGTTCCAGACGCTGGCGAACTTCGAAGTGATCCAGCCCACCGGCAACTGGATGGCGTCCTTGGGATACACCTTCTTTCTGGGAGCCTATACCCACACGGGCGTGCGGTTTCACTATGCCCCGAACGGGAGCAACAACATCTACTTCGGCGTGAACAACGGGTGGAACACGAGCTTCCAGGACGACCAGGGAAGCGACTTCCAGGACTTTGAACTCAACTACACCGGGAATCCCGTGTCCTGGCTGAACCTGAACTTCACGGGACTTTTCGGTCCTCAAGTCCGAAATACATATCCGGGCCTTGGTGCTTACAACAGCAACGCCTCCGCCCCTGGGACAGGGGAAGGAACAGATACCAATGCGAATGTTCCCACCTGGAGAAACTACGGCGCCTTTGTGGTGGAAATCGGTCCCATCGATCACTTCTGGTTCGTGACCGACGACTCCTACGGCTGGCAGGCCCAGGGGGCAGAAGTGAACGGATCCACGACGCCCAACGCTCCGGCCACCTGGTATTCGAGCGAAAACTTTCTGCGCTACGACATCAGCGACACGATGGACGTGGTGGCGCGCTACGAGGTCTATTACGACCTGAACGGTTTCATGACCGGCACCGGGGTTCCCACGGCGATCAACGACGAGTCCATCGATTTTCAGTGGAACTTCATGCCCAACGTCATGAGCCGGATCGAATACAGGCATGACAACGCCAATCAGGCAATCTTTAACAACAACTATCTGGGTTTGGCATCCGGGTCTTCATATGCGGGGAACCACGGGGCACCCATCTTCAGCATGGATACGTTTGAAATCGAACTGACCTATATGTTCTAGAACGACCGCGTCCGATCCCGGGGAGCCTGTTTCCGGCCTCCCGGGGGACGACCGGGTGATGCACGGCAAGACAGGGGAAATTCCAAGTTTTTATCCAGTCCATTTTATCCAAGGAGTTCTTCCATGAAACCTCAACTGGTGGGTCGATCGGGGCTGGTGCTGGCCGGAGGGTTCGTGTCTCTCCTGGCTGGGGCCGGTCCCGCGTTTGCCGCGGCGGGTCCGACGCCGGCGGCGATTGCAGCCGATACGGTCTGGACCGTGGTTGCCGCGGTTCTGGTCATGTTCATGCAAGCCGGGTTCGCCTTTCTGGAAGCCGGTCTCACCCGGGCCAAGAACGCCGGGCATATCGCGGTCAAGAACCTGGTCATCTATTCCATTTCCTCCCTGGTCTTCTGGGCAGTGGGCTTCGCCATCTGTTTCGGCACCGGAAACTCCATCATCGGCACGTCCGGATGGGGACTCGATGTGGCGGACAAGGACATCAACACGGTTTTCGGGTCCCTGTCCTTCAGCGACGTGCCGCTGGCCGCCAAATACCTGTTTGAAGTCGTCTTCTGTGCCGTGAGCCTTGCGATCGTCTGGGGAGGCATGGCCGAGCGGACCAAGTTTTCGGTGTACATCATCTTCGGCGTGATCTTTTCTGCCGTCATCTATCCGGTGGTGGGTCACTGGATCTGGGGTGGCGGCTGGCTGTCGACCCTGGGCATGCAGGATTTTGCGGGGTCGACGGTGGTTCATCTCCAGGGGGCGGCGGCGGCTTTTGCCGGAGCGCTTCTACTGGGGCCCCGGATCGGGAAATACGGAAAAGACGGAAAGTCGAACGCCATTCCCGGTCACAATATCCCCTTCGTGGTGCTGGGAACGCTGATCCTCTGGCTCGGCTGGTTCGGGTTCAACCCCGGATCGACCCTGATGGCGACGACGCCGTCCGTCGGGTACTTCGCCTATATTGCCATGACGACCAACCTGGCGGCCGCGGCCGGAGCGCTGGCGGCGATGTTTACCGCCTGGCGCGTGCTGGGAGCACCGGACATGAGCATGGTGGCCAACGGTGCCATCGCGGCTCTGGTGGCGATCACCGCGAGCTGTGCCTTTGTGGACCCCTGGGCTTCCGTTGTCATCGGGGCGGTGGCCGGTATCATCGCGGTGCTGGGTGTCCTGTTCATCGACAAGCTGCACATCGATGATCCGGTGGGAGCGGTTTCCGTGCACGGGATGGCCGGTATCTGGGGTACATTGTCGAACGGTCTGTTCGCGACCCCGGACCGGGTCAAACTTCTGGCTGTCGGTTCTCCCGGACTTCTTTACGGCGGGGGGATCCATCAGCTGGTCGTCCAGATGGAAGGGGTCAGCGCGGCGTTCGCCTATGTGTTCCTGACCTCTCTGGCGGTTTTCTACGTCCTGAAAGTGACGATCGGTATCCGGGTCAGCACGGAGGATGAACTCGAAGGTCTCGATTTTGCCGAACACAAGATGTGGGGCTATCCGGAAATGTTCAGCCCTTCGTTTTCCGGAGGAGAGCCTTACATGGAAGGGGGAGCTGCAGCGCACAAGGGTGGTCTTTCCGGGGCTCCCATCGCCCGGCCGGCCCCATAGGATCGCATGCGGGAACCAGGACCCGGCCGAGGAGCGCCGGGATCATGTCAAAACAGGGAGACGTTCATGAAAAAAATTGAGGCGATCGTCAAACCCCACAAACTGGAGGCCGTCAAGGAGGCGGTCACGGCCCTGGGGGTTTTCGGAATGACGGTGACCGAAGTCAAGGGGTACGGCCGCCAGAAGGGCCATACCGAGCAATACCGCGGGGCGGAAATCCTCGTGGAGTTCCTCCCCAAGATGAAAATCGAGATCGTCATTCCGGACGCACGGGTCCCGGCCGTCACGGACGCCATCCGGCGCGCGGCGATGACGAACAGCATCGGGGACGGAAAAATCTTCATCCAGAACATTGAAGGCGC
This portion of the Leptospirillum ferriphilum genome encodes:
- a CDS encoding DsrE family protein, whose translation is MSGKKRVLFLFEDSPASHLRFFEGMRMALGFSVTHPQMELLLLGSAVQAIRHFRPEEIGLPREMLEFFPLFVDLGVRMFADARRLEEEGLEKRIPSFLIPLDASDIRKKIREADLVIPFSRPAGER
- a CDS encoding P-II family nitrogen regulator; protein product: MKKIEAIVKPHKLEAVKEAVTALGVFGMTVTEVKGYGRQKGHTEQYRGAEILVEFLPKMKIEIVIPDARVPAVTDAIRRAAMTNSIGDGKIFIQNIEGAIRIRTGETGEEAI
- a CDS encoding ABC transporter permease, producing MNRFVRRFLASILLVWAVFTLTFFLSRWAPGSPFQGERKLPPEIMRSILAYYHLDRPLSVQYWEALKKTAMGDWGSSFKNPGIRVSEIIGQALPVSLTLGGVALLEALCLSLVLGTWMALSKGRVKGVLRSLTSFEVALPSFLLAALLIDLFSVRLGLFPPALWSGWKSVLLPSLAMAIAPSGYLARLFATSLEETIQSPHYQAARGRGIRPFRLMVSHGWLLSLNAVVSILGPVSASFLTGSFVVESLFAIPGIGRVFVLSVTNRDYPLIMGTTLVYTMFLVGMTLLGDLIGEWIDPRVRAL
- a CDS encoding trans-sulfuration enzyme family protein, with the protein product MNETKKNTPDREPGSPVTRAIHGIPHPDPFRALNPPLYQTSTYTFPDMETVDRVLSGEAEGYVYSRGGNPTVSRFEEVVTLLEKGEASRAFASGMGAISATILHLSRGNRTVHLPVTLYSGTRAFARKFLESWGVPVRWFDPRPEGWLEKLEGTLEKGDGCVFLESPTNPTMDILDLRSLSALCRSKNVPVVVDNTFATPVLQNPLLLGCDLVVHSATKYLGGHGDLLGGVVTGASGTIDALRGAEGSFLGATLSPFNAWLLLRGIKTLSLRMEKHTANARAIASFLAGHPKVRKVFYPGIPSHPGYTIARRQMSSPGGMLSFELSDARAARNFCDRLSLVGIGVSLGDPESLIEHPWSMSHRWIGEEERRAAGVSPGFLRMSVGLEDWEDLVRDLDRALG
- a CDS encoding outer membrane beta-barrel protein — its product is MRSKRGSSRTTLKPWLGVSLALVLSSGLSLGSMTPSAWADSPALEASPVATSPAASGTSSGSSSSTGQSSSSAPVVADSSTPAPATPPAPAATPAPQATAAPATPTPLPDMLIPAANIHFKGFIDTYAQYNPTDASYTNFRAYDFGANSFNVNMAQLKFWRPDDDGVGFVLRTDFGPGAMASGQNFYPGFFGTHGTSTGTSLGMPWSMFWLEEAYVNLWIPDTNKELEMDAGQFQTLANFEVIQPTGNWMASLGYTFFLGAYTHTGVRFHYAPNGSNNIYFGVNNGWNTSFQDDQGSDFQDFELNYTGNPVSWLNLNFTGLFGPQVRNTYPGLGAYNSNASAPGTGEGTDTNANVPTWRNYGAFVVEIGPIDHFWFVTDDSYGWQAQGAEVNGSTTPNAPATWYSSENFLRYDISDTMDVVARYEVYYDLNGFMTGTGVPTAINDESIDFQWNFMPNVMSRIEYRHDNANQAIFNNNYLGLASGSSYAGNHGAPIFSMDTFEIELTYMF
- a CDS encoding ammonium transporter is translated as MKPQLVGRSGLVLAGGFVSLLAGAGPAFAAAGPTPAAIAADTVWTVVAAVLVMFMQAGFAFLEAGLTRAKNAGHIAVKNLVIYSISSLVFWAVGFAICFGTGNSIIGTSGWGLDVADKDINTVFGSLSFSDVPLAAKYLFEVVFCAVSLAIVWGGMAERTKFSVYIIFGVIFSAVIYPVVGHWIWGGGWLSTLGMQDFAGSTVVHLQGAAAAFAGALLLGPRIGKYGKDGKSNAIPGHNIPFVVLGTLILWLGWFGFNPGSTLMATTPSVGYFAYIAMTTNLAAAAGALAAMFTAWRVLGAPDMSMVANGAIAALVAITASCAFVDPWASVVIGAVAGIIAVLGVLFIDKLHIDDPVGAVSVHGMAGIWGTLSNGLFATPDRVKLLAVGSPGLLYGGGIHQLVVQMEGVSAAFAYVFLTSLAVFYVLKVTIGIRVSTEDELEGLDFAEHKMWGYPEMFSPSFSGGEPYMEGGAAAHKGGLSGAPIARPAP
- a CDS encoding WD40/YVTN/BNR-like repeat-containing protein → MRLLSRDNRHAQINRSGRLLRTTAAVIAGMAFLATVEGTLPRVSQAASTAKGWVFRDSLGVSVPFNGLSFVSPTEGWVTGASGTILHTTDGGKNWVAQNSGTTHWLQSVSFSDASHGWIAGNDGTILATSDGGQTWSPQDSGVKFDLYTITFLNSREGWAGGFAGTLLHTTDGGATWNKVSTETAQWIMNIYFLKSNPQNGWAVGQDGLVLVTRDGGATWTKKNNSIAKDLYGVYFRDANNGWAVGTHGVIQFTANGGDTWTIQNGLGRGPLGRGVEGRERELNDLHAISFIDDKTGYAVGVLGLVMKTVDGGNHWTIVPCGTGLDLYNIAFPTSSDGWIVGVGGMILHKGS
- a CDS encoding ABC transporter permease translates to MNRFSLPAPDRRPGLQQILGVTGVLFFSCLVALSLLPASWTGLDPVEQNTRFVLAPPGTSGHLLGCDFLGRDNLSRLVSGSTVSLFIGVSVGFLSTLIGTFWGLLSGYRGGVFDTVLMRLLEVWYALPELLIATILMLALGHGVFAVVVSLSIGGWMGVARVVRGETLKIREQAYLEAARSIGASPVRLVFRHFLPNLLPVLFVLLLFRIPGGILGESTLSFLGLGLSPPASSWGTLVNEGWKALPLTPWILAFPAILIVLALLAFQWFGESLGKRWLK
- a CDS encoding DsrE family protein; this encodes MPSPEKHVGILLLKSPEWSIFQSVVRLSVALLDEKARLTLFLMDDAVLGLYPRQPGKPLTYPLYPIIEKGGTVLVCQSTAEPRGLTADRLPSGVRFETQVRLGRLADEVDLFLPFV